The window ttattattccacAAAACGTGGAAATCCATCTAGCTAGACAACCAAGTTAAGCTAACACAGTAACACCTACTCCCAAGTCCCATGTGCTTGCATTTACTAAAACCGCTACACAAATTTATTCAATTAAAACCAACCAAAACTTGTTgatataataactaaaaaaccAGGACTTCTTCAACTTAAATTGAGGGAGCAGTTTATATCCCGCTTTTGACAGAATTGGGTATCGTTGtcgcatcatcatcatcatctttttgaACACTTTCAAGCCCGAGCCCAAGCCCATTACAATCAAACCCACATCCACACTGAGGAGATTCAATAAACCCACTAATATCAAAAGAAGCAGACAATATACCAACAGATAAATACAACTCATCACCGTCACGACTAACTTCAACAATATTCACCCAAACAAACAACACTTTGACACTTATGCCCTTTAAATTTGTCAACTTATCTTTACTTATAATCCCACTTATTGTTGATTGGTATCTTAGATTATATCCTTGTACGGTATATTTACATGTTTCTGGTAAGTAGACTTCAAACGCGCCGGTGGTTTGGTCTAGTGTGTATCCGGTGACACCCACCGGAAGTAGGCCGGTCGGAAAGTCGTAGAGCTCCAGTGCTTCATAGGCTGTTGGTGGGTTGGTAGTGGTGGTTGTGGAGATTAGTAAAGGGAAAGATAGGAGGAGGATAAAGAGGAAGGAGGGCATTTTGGGAATAAAGTCAAAGAGTTTGACTAgtgaatgtgtgtgtgtgtgtgtttttggtgtTGTGGGGTTTGTTGTATAGGGTTTTGTAGTTGTGTTTGTATGTGATATGTGTacgatgtatatatattatcacaCATTCTTCATACCTAACCACTAGTGTGTGAAttgatacatgttttttttttttctctctccaagTTTTTGTGTTAGTAAAATCAGTAAATCACAATTGATCGATAGTTTGATACACAGATAGCAAAAAATTTATGGGTTCATGATCAAAAACTTAACGTGATTATAAATGATTACATATAAAATGAGTTACTTTAGCATTTTGATTTTAGTTTGGGTTACAATTCGGTTGTTTATAGGTacaatcttatcttaatatatattataagacagttaaactaataacttattaactaattaaattatttaatttcatcaaattgacttatgtcattatttaaattaactataaattaaaatttctaataatcactatccaaatatattattatattaatatatatattaatttgtagaaaattttcattaatttacatttttttattttccatcaataatttacacatttttaacCCTGgatatttaatgtatatttatttttagccattaacttgagaaatttttttaaatttataatcatttaattaattaaaataatttcaacatgtgaaatattgtctacaaaaaattatatcaaaacctaatgatttattaaccaaaTCAATATtaactccattcaagattcattttatctctaataaaaaaaagtacacaATTTTCtcctttattatatattagatttacgtattaatgtttatagttacaattgtcactcaaatcaagagtcttaattgttaacaaaaaatatggaaacaatcctaattgttatctaattatcataagacgagtgattgaaaataaactattCGTGTTATGAGCTCGTattatgatcaaatacatatacttgaatatcAAGTGCAGAatcaaaattatgtttatattttaattcttaataatctttcataatattatcacattatgagtacaactgctttcaaaattatgtttatattttaattcttaataatttcctagtattttatttttggatacggggttaatttagttgaaactttagcggataacgggtaaaataccaaaaaaaataaattagaaagGGGTGTGGCACTCAGGAGAAGTGCCAGCCATCCATCCTTTTGTGACTCACCGCCACCAACCCACtcacttcttctttttcttcttcttcttcctttaaCTCTAGTCTAAATCAAACTTCAATCCAATTCTATAATCattcaacaataacaataacaataatcttCCATTATTCTGTTAAATTGAAAGATTGAAATTGGGTCGATTTCAGGAAGGAAAAATGGGTGGAGAATAGAAGtatgattttaattttcttaaagTGTGTATCTTAATCAATCAAATTCACccaatgtaataataataatcactacAATTAGTTAACTAGTTAATTGGAGATT is drawn from Erigeron canadensis isolate Cc75 chromosome 9, C_canadensis_v1, whole genome shotgun sequence and contains these coding sequences:
- the LOC122582221 gene encoding uncharacterized protein LOC122582221, encoding MPSFLFILLLSFPLLISTTTTTNPPTAYEALELYDFPTGLLPVGVTGYTLDQTTGAFEVYLPETCKYTVQGYNLRYQSTISGIISKDKLTNLKGISVKVLFVWVNIVEVSRDGDELYLSVGILSASFDISGFIESPQCGCGFDCNGLGLGLESVQKDDDDDATTIPNSVKSGI